AAAAACTTCTCACAAACTGCGTGCAAGGTAAGCGTTTAAGGGTATCTAGTAATCATTTGTCAGGAAATGTGCTACTTAGCTTGTACATTGACAATACATGCAGAATTACTGTACAATTGATACCTGTACCCCTCTACAATACACTTAGCTAGGTTGGCTAGCTACGTAACCAGCTTGTTAGTTTATCCCTGGAAACTAAATTCAGAATCCGTGTCTATCGAGTCATACAGGTGAATCGATATGTTATTTAAATACGTTTAACTCAACGAGATCGACGCCcctatttgttttaataacGATGGCATGAAAGCTCGTTTCAGCAAGGATCTGCCTATATTGACCCGTCCTATTGTTTTATCATACACCTGTAATTGCACAGATTCATGTAGGCTAATGTATCTCATTTGCTAGCGAATGGCTATATCTGGCTACAGATTGCTCCCGTTTTTTTCGTGCTAATTAAGACAATTTGATCGGTAACAATGATTGTTAATCACACACGCCCCGTTTTTAGTTGAAATTTAGTCTTCTACACAGGATTTCGTCCCTATGTAGCTCACTGTGTACAGGCAGCGTTGGTGACATCATTTTCTCCGCGCAGAACACGGTCGTTGTTGAGCGATGGTGGCAGGTACCGCTCTCGAAGGAAGGACGGCCGCCTCGGCTCCACCCCAGGCGGCATCGGGTCTACAAATTGGTGGAAGACACCAAGCACCTTCCGAAGGAGAAGATGGAGCTCATTCTGACACAGACCGTTCCCAGTGAGTCGGTGAACCAGCGGCAGGATTCGATCACATTCTCTGACCTCTGATTCGACTGGTCTGGCCTTCAGCTTTCTAGAGTTCTACAGCTGGATACTCGGCTGCATTACGGATTAGAGAAACGCTATGCGCTGTGTTATAAACTGAAACTGTGTTGAATTTTACAGCATGATTGCTATTATTGCTCTGGGGCTGGTAgtgctgttggttttcattcttcccctctaaacATGGACTGAATTAGACCTGGGACGCCAGGCCAACCGGTGACATTAATCACTCAATTAATCGGTTATGAAGGAAGACAATCCGTACTACTGGCCTCAAAagccagatttgagtatttGGGTAGTACAGTGTACTACCAATTCTGAAATCTCACACTTCTCTGCTGGTAGTCACATTAATGCAGTGGGGAGAAGGGATGGTGAAACACTGTGTTTAAGATGTGCCCCTCCTTAATTTGTATGGTGTCAGAGTTTGGGGGCCGGGGAGACACGGTCATCGTGAAGAAGTCTGTGGGGCGCAACAAGCTCCTGGCAGAGGGGCTCGCTGTGTACCCCTCCCCCGAAAACAAGCAGATGTTCCTGGATGAAAAAAAGGTGAGGGCGTGCtccttcatttatttgcttcGTATGGTTTCCTTGCGCATTTAAactctcaaaatggctgctggaagcgagtaaatgtatttatttaagctctcaaaatggccgccggaaGAGAGTAAGCGTGCAGTCTCCATGTAAGACGCTGAATGTAAGTGAGATGTTAAGAAATGAAGAATTGAACACGTGCTGCCGTTCTGCCTGAGTATTCATGTGGATGTCGCCGTGTTACGGTCACGCGGTCTCTACGtgtcagaggtggaaagtccggGGGTCagaaagtcctgccgtgtgtttcttccacccccaacctttactttctgaacctggacttTCCGTCTCTGCTTAGTTTTCCCTGAGCGTCCTGACGGGACGCCAGCGCGACCGCGGCATGCAGGCGCAGTATTCCGCTGAGGTCCAGTGCTCAGGTGTTTCGGTTCTTGTTGGTTCCCttacagcagctgcaggaggggAAGCTGGAGGGGAGGACCCAGACTCGCACAGGAGAGCTGGTGAGAGCAGGGGCAGGAAaccccatgcacacacgtacacacacccacacacacgcgcacatgcatacatgcatgcaggcacacacacacacacacatatatatatgcatacttACACGCAcatgaatacatacacacacgcacatgagcacatgcatacatgcacgcactcacacacatgtagacacgctcacacatacacacacaaaagcacatgcaaacatactCGCGCCTACACTTTAACTCACCAACGCCCAGCCGCTTTGTGCCACTCAATGGTCTTTTAGGGAAACGCATCTGAGTTTTTGTGCTGAACATTTTCTGAGGTTGTGAAACGTGCTGCTAGTTGTCTCTTGGTTTCCACGGTCCTTTTATTGTATGAGCTTTCTCATGGGCCCCTCCTTAAGACtgtatctgtttgtgtctgtttcttcAGACAGTGAAGttcctgaaaggctgtcgcctGGAAGTGGGTATGAGGAACAACGTGCAGTACGAGCTGACTAAAGAAATCGTCTGCCGCCATTTCCTCCGGAGGGTGAGTTGTTGGTGGTAAATGCTGTATAATAACAGAGCTATGGGGTCTTTCTCAGGTAAAGGTTAAGGGCTTTACACATAATTCACTAAATCagattatagattttttttatttttggccctTTTCTATATCCAGGTGATGGTTGCTATGGGAGCACAATAGCACTGGCCTGGGTAACAtggcgattgtgacatcacaaacacttttttttttttttttttgcccaataGCTAGGAGTGTTTGTCTCGCCCCATGCCCTGACGCTTCCAGAAGAGCCAATCACGCGATGGGGAGAGTACTGGTGTGAAGTTACGGTAGGTCTGCAAAACTGACCGTGGCTGGAAAAGTTTTGAAcgttttttgttcagtgtagcAATTCCATtagaaattttaatttaaacaaactaCAGTCATCACTGGAACAGTATGCTAACAGATCTTACTGTTGAATCAAATGCCTTTCTTGAGTTTATATAACAGCTGCAGAGGGAAGCTAACCTCATTGGTTGAACCACACAGTGACTCACGTCCGATTGGACTAGCCGCAGAGGGGCTCTCATCTCACTGGCCGGTTGCATTTCGCAGGTGAACGGGCTGGACACAGTGCGCGTCCCCATGTCCGTGGTGAATTATGAGAAACCCAGGACGAAAAGTCGCAAGAAATGgcagaagggggaggagcccaCACCGCAGGGAGCGGAGCTGATGccgcagggggaggagccggcactgcagggggaggagtcaaCGCCGCAGGGAGCGGAGCTGATGCCGCAGGGGGTGGAGCCGGCAccgcagggggaggagccaacGCCGCAGGGAGCGGAGCTGATGCCGCAGGGGAGGAGCCGGCACCGCAGGGGGAGGAGTCAACGCCGCAGGGAGCGGAGCTGATGCCGCAGGGGGTGGAGCCGGCACCGCAGGGGGAGGAGTCAACGCCGCAGGGAGCGGAGCTGATGCCGCAGGGGGTGGAGCCGGCAccgcagggggaggagccaatgccgcagggggaggagccagtgcCGCAGGGGGTGGAGCCGGCAccgcagggggaggagccagtgcCGCAGGGGGTGGAGCCGGCAccgcagggggaggagccagtgcCGCAGGGAGTGGAGCCGGCACCACAGGGGGAAACCAAAAGGCCTGGCTCAGACGAGCCAGCCAAGAACGACCCGTAACACGGCCCAACGTCCGTTTCAGGACCGCTGACACcagcgagtggggggggggggggagaggtgcatCGTTAAAATCTCTTATTTAAAGCATTGTCTAATATGCCAGAGACATTTCCCCAGTGGTGACTGAAGAAAACACGTCCAAAGCACTCTCAGTCTAGACTTGCACCTAACTACTCCCCCACCCAACTCTTTGTGATTTCACTGACTCGCATTACATCATCCCCATGGGGGGCGTGGCTGTGGCTCTATGCCGTTATTGGTTGAAAAGCGTTTCTGTGTAATCCTGGCTTGTTTCTTCTCTTTGTTATGCAAATGTGTCAAATCAGGTTGGTGGGGTCATTTCCATTCTGTGGGAATCCTCTGAAATTCAGTTAATGAACTGAGAATTGCATGTGTCCGGGTTCCGGGTGGACATTTCAGttcatgaactgaatttcagttgaTTTTCTGAATAGGCTGGTTTAAAATGGGATCAACCCCAAGCCTGGTATGTCATGGAGTTTGACCAGAGCACCTGCTTGTGAAAGCATAATCATCATCCTCATCGCTAGTATCATCACCGTCATCATCAAGGGTCCTGTGTTAACTATTGGGTGTGAAATGGTGTCCCTCTTCTTATCTTGTTCTTgtttgggtgggagggggggaaggacaaaacaaaaatgagccTACGGTCATAAAGCATCCCGGCGTACAAgcgctgatctaggatcagttgtGGCTTTTGGCTGTTTATGGTTATGATTGGGATATGGACAGGGGAAAacctgatctcagatcagctctCATATGCTGAGATACTGTACAGATACAGAACCCTGGAAGCTTTTGCCCTCGTGATGGGTATAAAGAGTGAGACTGATGTTAAAAGAGACTTCACAAACCCTAAAAGTTTAAGCTGCCAGCAGCCGTGACGCACCCATTTGTGCCGAGCACGTTTCGCTTTGGAGAGCAAGCCCTCGGATTGGCTCGTCGCCggggctgtgattgacagcccggTTCACGAGGTGTCACTCATAAGCAGCGATGTGTACCCGCGGCCGCCATTTTGTAAAGTAATAAAAACGACGTGTGAATCCGCGCGTCGTGAGAGATTAGTCATCCAGCGGGCTCTCGACACGACCAGGTGGCTCGCCAAGTCTTTGAAGTGTGTCTGCAGAAGTCCAGGCTAAAGGAAACATGTTTTGAATATTAATGAGATGGCGACGGTTGCATTTTGTAGGAgtgcaaagaaaaaatacagtatCACAAAATCCAGCATCTTGCAGTCTTTgttggcgggggggtggggggttgggggggggcggtggcggtTGTAGTATGTAAATCATTTCCCTAAGTCAATGGACCGAAACAAATCATTGGTCCTAACCATGTGTACAGGAATAACATTTGGTTGTTCCTTTCATGACTCATGTAAATggcaacaagaccaggtcaaaacctagtatatggctggacctctcctgctgaccaatggtgtaacttcatataactcggccgaccaatggtgtaacttcatcactcactcactcagtcagtcacagacattcgcgtttgtagggctggccctgctgttgcggtccggCCAAAAATGGACCGAACCGCAAGGTGGGTCATTATTCGGAGTGGGGCGCACGTAAATGGGGGGTCGTTGTGACCCTTTTAATTTAATCCGGGGAACTCGGAATGCGAATGCCATTCTATGAATAgatgttctctctcttttttttttttttttctttttcttccccccctgtGGAACTCAGGACGTGTAAGAACGCAGTTATGTGCTTCAGCTCCTGCTCTTATGGTTGAGTGCAGAGTGCATTGCGTTTGCACTGAAGGGCATTTACAGCATGGGTACAATGCTTTATGATGCACTAGAGAGGACATTTACAAGGCAAAATGAGGTGTGCGCATCGCGGTCGGTTCACTGTCTCAGATTTTCTGTGGCTGAACTTTCAGCCTGCTTCGCGTCTCGCAAAACTCAATTAAACTTCGCTTCGCTCTGTGGAACACCGTGTCAAGCAGAAATGTGCATTCACCAAAACTTTCTTgcaggaaaatataaaaacgcTGTGTTTGATTTTTAGTTTAATAAATGGATATAATTTTGATATTAAGAAACTTCAGTTCGGCGGTCTCGTTCATCTGTAAAATCTTCATTTGTTAGCTGCACAAAAAAGACACTGGACGTGTATGCTGCCagcaagcagccaatcagaaatcCTCTTCGGTTCATTAGATACCTGACCTTACAGCTTCATTGATAAAGTCCCATAACTGTTCCATTGCAAACAAATACATGAGGTCTGGGTCATTATCGTTTCATTTCTCTAAGTTTCGCGGCTAGTGTTTATAAAGCCagttcttttacttttttttcgtttccatccatccattatgtaaACTGCTGATCTTGGTCAGGATCTCTgtggggtgctggagtctatcccatcgtgcatttggcgagaggcaggaatataccctggataAGTCGCCAGTCCATcgctgggcacacacaccattcactcacacactcatacctaggggcaattttgactcttcaattagcctaacctgcatgtctttggactgcaggaggaaaccggagtacccggaagaaacccacgcggacacggagAGAACATGTAAgcttcacacacagctgcttaTTGCATGTAGGCGTGGCTTCAGTGCGATTGTCTGGAAATgatcctgctgtttttttctaatggggaaaaaagaattaGCCCCACAACAGGCATTGCTAGAGCTGCATTCAGCTTCTTTATCTGgaacattctctttttttcagaaggCATGATACTCTGTACATGATACATTATTACGGAACAAAACTACACATCCCAGAAgcactgaaaatgaagaaacaggCACAGGGCAACAGCAGCTTAGAGCAGAGAGGCCTGGAACCAAAGACTGCTAAAATGAATGCACAGAAGAGTGAAAGTGCTGTTCCTAATCATACAGGGAtcctcaaatctggccctcgaggccaGTGGTGCGGCTGGCTTTCAgtcctctcctccaatcagggaGCGATTTAAACCTGACGCACCTGGTGAGGGTgacctctggccaatcaggcagaagagaaaaccagcTGTACTGCTGACCCTGGGGGCCAGACTTGAGTACCCTACTTCAGTATTACTCATACTTGGATAACAGTGGCGCCTCACAATGATCTCCACAGGTGGAATTACGTTAtgtcataatttcataattataatataatttggTGTATTTTCAGGGACTTTTTCTACTTCTACTTTATTCtctcttctattttttttttggaaaatatcaCTATCATTGAGAAAATACAGAATGCCATAATTGGGAATCTTGATTTCTGCTGATGTTTGAAACAATTATTCTCTTGAAATTTTCTGGATgtaatacaaaagaaaaatattttggaaattgTAGTAGATATTGTTATCCATTAATTTGAAAACATTGATTCACTTTTAAGTGTGTTGAGATACTTCTAGCTATCAGAGATGACCAGGCTGAAGTTGTGAACATAATGGCAAAGGTAAAGGTAATCTTTTCTGAGATCTCATTCTTATCCTGATTCTTTGCTACAAATCTCATATcttgaaatgattttttaaaaatatggttGCAATTGGTGGTTCAATTCTCGTGatgatttcagattttaaaaaaggatgtgGATGTTGTTCCAGCAAAAACTCTTCTTCGTCAGTTAATTTTCAAGATGGCCGACCCCGTTGCCACGGTGAGCATTGCCAGGCACAGATGGGGGTGTGATGGGACCCTGTCCTGGCTGGGTGTTGGGTTCGGAGGGCTTGGGGAGGAACAGATCCACGTCTGTGAGGAACGGCCAGTCAGATAGAGAGAAGTCATCGAGGGGGTCCTGGCCCAAGTCCAAATTctgcccgagagagagaggagggattgGCAGCTGCTGTCCCATCAGGACGTCTTCAAAGAAGGAGTAttccaggtcagaggtcacacggATACCGTCCCGTGTGCCGGGGGACCGTCGCTCTGTCCCGATTGGTCCAGGAACCGGGATAGGCTGTGTTGTGGGCGGGGACGTACGGACAGCCTCGGGCTCCTGAATCTGCGATTGGTGGAGTTCTCCGTCAATCAGCGCCTCGACCATGGCGGCCATCCAATCCAGCTCCGCGCTGTTGTCGTGttcttcgtcctcctcctcctcgttctGAAGAGGGCCAGGATCCTCGCTCCTGCttttctcctgtcctcctccgccgccgctctctctctccgcaccgCTGCGCTCCTCCTTGGCGCCTTTTGCCTCGGTCGTGGGAGTCGCCACGGCGACGTTCCCGCCGTCGGGCCCCGCCCTTTTCTCCTCGCTCCGCCCCATCACTTCCATGAGTGTGCGGAACTTGACGGAGTAGCTGTCGGGGTGCCTGGGGCTCTGCTGGGGACCTCCGTGGGCCCCCTGGTCTCGCTGGCCCCCCGGGCTCgacccgcccgcccccgcgcccGCGCCCTTGTCGCTCCCGCCCATCGCCTCCATCAGTCGGCGGTACTTCTCCGAAAAGCAGTCGGGACGGCGGGACGGCGGCCTCTTTGGGTTTGGCGCCCTCCTCTCCGGGCGGGGTTTGCCGGCGGCCACCGACCGCGTGACGGGCCCCAGGTGGGGTCGCTGGGGGCCCCCGTCCGGAGGCAGGATGGGTGCAGTTGGCCTTTTTAGGTTTCGGGTgtcctgtggggtgggggcggtggggccatcgttaaatgaaaaacattggtCTGGAAATACACTTGCATCTGTATTTCAGGGCTTTATAGGAGATAATTGAGATAGCAAGCAACTCTGGGCCGCAGTCAGCACTGCCGGGCTGGATTCGGAGATCTGAGTCTCTTACTATCTGGGTAACCCTGATAACTATCTTACTGTCTGGCTTACTATCTGGATATCCCTGCTCATTTTCAACATATCCTATGAAAataccaaaaccaaaaatgtttctgtccaatgcttcagtgcttttttttttttttttttacatcttccCCCATTTAGCGTTCAACCAGGAAAACCATTCATTTCAGCGAATGCGCTGCAGTCCTGAAATACCGCTCAGAAAGGCTTATTGTCATTTTCAGGCAATGCAACCTCTTCTCACGAAAAACATGGCCCGTGAAGTTTTTGCCAAATTTACTTAAAAATGGAGCAAAGTGTTCATTTCGATGGGGACGATTTGGTTTCCATGCTGCGGTGAACTACTCTCCACATATCAAAAATGCAATGGTTGTCTCTTTATTaagttgtttcagtaaaaagtcCAAAGGACAGGTTCTTTGTAATGGTAAATTATGCTAAACGAAGCAGCAGTATGCTTCTagacttgttttaaaatgactttttttggaCAACAATGGAGATCTGACTTGGGGCATATAGGTGTTGGCTGGATGGAAAATAATTGTTCATAGGATAAATTCACTGAgagttggacagaaacattATCGGTGTTGGTCTTTTCATAGGATATGTTGACAATACTGAAAAGAACGTAAATTACCGGTGTTATCCTTTAACAAGTCGAAGTATCAGTACACAAGTTGTAAGAACAGATTGAAATTAGTATAGAATGGCATAGAAAATAGACCCTTTTATTCATCGGGTTGCACCTTACCATTTTCTGGATGTAACAGGCGACAGTCTTCGGTGTTATTTTCAAGAGGTCATTTGAAGTACATACCAAACTTCAGATAAGCAGACTGTCTGAACCAGACAAGGTGAGTTCTTATTAAAGAGAACAGTGACAGTACCCGtctcctgtgatgtcacaatacaACAATCCAACAAGacacttttttcccctgctattgatgtttccatggcaacataaTGAATTTGATGTCTATGGGCAACAGGATGGATAATCCTGCTTCGGAAAACTGCCAGGCAAATAGTTTGAGTACTGCGTGTACAATATATAATAAGCTTCCTCAAGGGTGCAATGTAGGTAAAGGTCAACACTGAATAAGCAAGTTTCATGACCCTCATTTCATTAATAGGTCCTCAAATACACTTGATCCTCTAAACCAGTGGTAAtgaaccctgttcctgcagatctaccatcctgtatgttATCATTGTAACCCTAATTGTCAACTCAGCAAAGATTAtcagctgttgaacgaggtgtgctttgttagggtcggagtgaaaacctacgg
This region of Anguilla rostrata isolate EN2019 chromosome 8, ASM1855537v3, whole genome shotgun sequence genomic DNA includes:
- the mrpl9 gene encoding 39S ribosomal protein L9, mitochondrial, yielding MWCRSRYVLEGLTREFSRVTVSPVKNFSQTACKNTVVVERWWQVPLSKEGRPPRLHPRRHRVYKLVEDTKHLPKEKMELILTQTVPKFGGRGDTVIVKKSVGRNKLLAEGLAVYPSPENKQMFLDEKKQLQEGKLEGRTQTRTGELTVKFLKGCRLEVGMRNNVQYELTKEIVCRHFLRRLGVFVSPHALTLPEEPITRWGEYWCEVTVNGLDTVRVPMSVVNYEKPRTKSRKKWQKGEEPTPQGAELMPQGEEPALQGEESTPQGAELMPQGVEPAPQGEEPTPQGAELMPQGRSRHRRGRSQRRRERS